In Candidatus Methylomirabilota bacterium, a genomic segment contains:
- a CDS encoding M28 family peptidase: MALAAGLAHAAAVVPPAEWLIDQVRVLSAPDMDGRAAGTAGADRAARHIARVFQEAGLRPGGEAGSFLQPFEVPTGTRLGASNALTLLDPQPRTLAVRRDFVPLAVSTDGDVTGEVVFVGYGITAPDLQYDDYAGVDVRGKIVMAMTKEPRARDPASPFRRPDAYHYSEGRHKIINAREHGARAILLVNHPAGDRDTLPALRGVSQPWGILAAAITRPVAEAMLARAGPGLAERATAIDQALGARSAALAGTTLRLQIDLERDHAATANVIGVLPGTDPALRRESIVLGAHYDHLGRGGEGSLAPDQVGAVHPGADDNASGAAVVMGLARAFAATGGVPRTLVFIAFSGEEMGLLGSSHYANHRAGAHGRIVLMVNLDMVGWLREGKLYVGGVDSGTGLRRIVTDAAQGLGVTLELRGDPFAPSDHVAFYGAGTPVLFFFTGAHGDYHRPTDTWDKLNPKGMATVGELVARVIATIAAQPNGPAYVKVAAPGTGSRGGGYGPFFGVVPDFGAAERPGVKITSVRPGSPAEKAGVRAGDIIVRFAGVEVRTLDDLTFALRSRRAGDQVDVVVVRDGREAQMSAVLEERR; encoded by the coding sequence GTGGCGCTCGCCGCGGGCCTTGCGCACGCCGCCGCCGTCGTACCGCCTGCCGAGTGGCTCATCGACCAGGTCCGTGTCCTCTCGGCGCCGGACATGGATGGCCGCGCGGCGGGGACGGCCGGCGCCGACCGGGCCGCCCGCCACATCGCCCGGGTCTTCCAGGAGGCCGGGCTGCGCCCGGGCGGAGAGGCCGGCAGCTTCCTGCAGCCGTTCGAGGTGCCGACGGGCACCCGACTGGGCGCCAGCAACGCGCTGACGCTGCTCGATCCCCAGCCCCGGACCCTGGCGGTGCGGCGCGACTTCGTGCCGCTGGCCGTTTCCACCGACGGCGACGTGACGGGAGAGGTGGTGTTCGTCGGCTACGGGATCACCGCACCCGATCTGCAGTACGACGACTACGCCGGTGTCGATGTACGCGGCAAGATCGTCATGGCCATGACGAAGGAGCCGCGCGCCCGCGATCCCGCCAGCCCGTTTCGCCGGCCGGACGCCTATCACTACTCCGAAGGCCGGCACAAGATCATCAACGCACGCGAGCACGGCGCCCGGGCCATCCTCCTGGTGAATCACCCCGCCGGCGATCGGGACACGTTGCCGGCGCTTCGCGGCGTCAGCCAGCCGTGGGGTATCCTGGCCGCCGCGATCACCCGTCCGGTCGCCGAGGCCATGCTGGCGCGGGCCGGTCCCGGTCTGGCCGAGCGTGCCACGGCCATCGATCAGGCGCTGGGGGCACGATCGGCCGCGCTCGCCGGGACCACGCTGAGACTGCAGATCGACCTCGAGCGCGATCACGCCGCCACGGCCAACGTGATCGGCGTCCTGCCGGGGACGGATCCGGCGCTTCGCCGGGAGTCGATCGTGCTGGGGGCCCATTACGATCATCTCGGCCGCGGTGGCGAGGGGTCCCTGGCGCCCGATCAGGTCGGCGCGGTGCATCCGGGCGCCGACGACAACGCTTCGGGCGCCGCCGTGGTCATGGGTCTGGCCCGCGCCTTCGCCGCGACCGGTGGCGTGCCGCGGACGCTGGTCTTCATCGCCTTCTCGGGCGAGGAGATGGGCCTTCTCGGCTCCAGTCATTACGCGAACCATCGGGCCGGAGCCCACGGCCGGATCGTCTTGATGGTGAACCTCGACATGGTGGGCTGGCTACGCGAAGGCAAGCTCTACGTGGGTGGCGTCGACAGCGGGACCGGCCTGCGCCGCATCGTGACCGATGCCGCGCAGGGGCTGGGCGTGACGCTCGAGCTACGCGGCGATCCCTTCGCGCCCTCGGACCACGTGGCCTTCTACGGGGCGGGCACGCCGGTGCTCTTTTTCTTCACCGGCGCCCACGGCGACTACCATCGCCCGACCGACACCTGGGACAAGCTGAACCCGAAGGGAATGGCGACAGTCGGCGAGCTGGTCGCGCGCGTCATCGCGACGATCGCCGCGCAGCCCAACGGGCCGGCGTACGTGAAGGTGGCCGCGCCGGGGACGGGCAGCCGCGGTGGCGGGTACGGACCGTTCTTCGGCGTGGTCCCGGACTTCGGTGCGGCCGAGCGCCCCGGCGTGAAAATCACCAGCGTGCGCCCCGGCAGCCCGGCCGAGAAGGCCGGCGTGCGGGCGGGCGACATCATCGTGCGGTTCGCCGGCGTCGAGGTGCGGACCCTGGACGACCTGACGTTCGCCCTGCGCAGCCGGCGGGCGGGCGATCAAGTCGACGTGGTCGTCGTCCGTGACGGACGCGAGGCGCAGATGTCCGCGGTGCTGGAGGAGCGCCGCTAG
- a CDS encoding HNH endonuclease signature motif containing protein: MRFGQGHHIRHWAHGGPTTLSNLTLLCRRHHRAVHEEGFQVDRQPDGTLQFRRPVGSRTLGSCAYSAGRRSARGLSIHPRSSCPGWLGERLDVRWGSMCCIHALSWSPPTSGKAD; the protein is encoded by the coding sequence GTGCGTTTCGGCCAGGGCCACCACATCCGTCACTGGGCGCACGGTGGCCCGACCACGCTCTCGAACCTCACCTTGCTCTGTCGGCGGCATCACCGGGCAGTGCACGAGGAGGGCTTTCAAGTTGACCGACAGCCCGATGGCACGTTGCAGTTCAGGCGACCCGTCGGCTCCCGTACCCTCGGATCCTGCGCATACTCTGCGGGCCGGCGCAGCGCACGAGGCCTCAGCATTCACCCACGGAGCTCCTGCCCCGGCTGGCTCGGCGAGCGTCTTGATGTCCGCTGGGGATCGATGTGCTGCATCCACGCGCTCTCGTGGAGTCCCCCGACCTCGGGGAAAGCTGACTAG
- a CDS encoding oligopeptide/dipeptide ABC transporter ATP-binding protein, translated as MGEPVLAVRGLVKHFPVKRGVMVSRVVGQVRAVDGVSFTVGRGETFALVGESGCGKTTTARVILKLESPTEGTIHVLGQDITRLQGRELRAHRATIQAVFQDPWSSLNPRKRVRAIVGEPLIVNRALPRTQVAARVAELLDQVGLSPQSGDLYPHEFSGGQRQRIAIARALALNPALVVLDEPVSALDVSIRAQIMNLLRDLQQRLGLAYLLIAHDLATVRYMATTVGVMYLGRLVEEAEAEELFTRPSHPYTRALLSAALPSHPDVKREEVILAGEVPSPLQVPPGCRFHTRCPSVLPQCNEVDPEVRELVPGHRVACHLY; from the coding sequence ATGGGTGAACCCGTCCTGGCCGTGCGGGGCCTCGTCAAGCACTTCCCGGTCAAGCGCGGGGTGATGGTGAGCCGGGTCGTCGGGCAGGTCCGGGCGGTGGACGGCGTGAGCTTCACCGTGGGCCGCGGCGAGACGTTCGCCCTGGTCGGCGAGTCGGGGTGCGGCAAGACCACGACGGCGCGGGTGATCCTGAAACTGGAATCGCCGACCGAGGGCACGATCCACGTCCTCGGCCAGGACATCACGAGGCTGCAGGGCCGCGAGCTGCGCGCCCATCGGGCCACGATCCAGGCGGTCTTCCAGGACCCGTGGAGCAGCCTCAATCCCCGCAAGCGGGTGCGCGCCATCGTCGGCGAGCCACTGATCGTCAACCGCGCGCTGCCTCGAACCCAGGTGGCCGCCCGCGTCGCCGAGCTGCTCGATCAGGTCGGGCTGTCGCCCCAGAGCGGCGACCTCTACCCTCACGAGTTCAGCGGCGGCCAGCGCCAGCGCATCGCCATCGCGCGAGCCCTGGCCCTCAACCCCGCCCTCGTCGTGCTCGACGAGCCGGTGTCGGCCCTCGACGTCTCCATCCGCGCGCAGATCATGAATCTGCTGCGCGACCTGCAGCAGCGGCTGGGGCTGGCCTACCTGCTCATCGCCCACGACCTGGCCACCGTCCGCTACATGGCCACCACCGTGGGCGTGATGTACCTGGGGCGTCTGGTCGAAGAGGCCGAGGCCGAGGAGCTGTTCACGCGCCCCAGCCATCCCTACACCCGGGCCCTGCTATCGGCGGCGCTGCCGTCCCATCCGGACGTCAAGCGGGAGGAGGTGATCCTGGCCGGCGAGGTCCCGAGCCCGCTTCAGGTTCCCCCGGGCTGCCGGTTCCACACCCGCTGCCCGTCGGTGTTACCCCAGTGCAACGAGGTCGATCCGGAGGTCCGCGAGCTCGTCCCCGGCCACCGTGTCGCCTGCCACCTGTACTGA
- a CDS encoding amidohydrolase family protein, with the protein MARAGYRIFDADTHIIEPTEPIEEYLAATDRAKLKEPLVRHLPGRGGKSRYRVGKRPELDRRLGSRERVPPAPAVTRGLKDGGTPWDVRWQGPPFPSDRVNFDPHARVKDLDIEGVDANMILPSGGLPAFCGLDDVGLELAMYQAYHRFLKDYCAPYPDRLTSVILVSGRDVAASVAEIRRCGREPWPVGVFPICPPEMSLDDPDWEPIWAAAQEHDLTIVIHSFTMTIPYPPGMWDTWDNVFLQRAAGHVWNAQRNMAALIGAGVLDRYPELRLTSLECGHGWLAFWAARLDEHAEMCQHALPPLKRKPSEYIRGPQYYQSIQLHEGELSLRQAIEALGEDTLMFATDYPHSESWFPKSVDAVLGWTSIPETARRKLLWDNAVHCYRRFRSRAAATAS; encoded by the coding sequence ATGGCACGCGCGGGCTATCGGATCTTCGACGCGGACACCCACATCATCGAGCCCACCGAGCCGATCGAGGAATACCTCGCGGCCACCGATCGGGCCAAGCTCAAGGAGCCTCTGGTCCGGCACCTGCCCGGTCGCGGCGGCAAGTCCCGCTATCGCGTGGGCAAGCGTCCCGAGCTCGATCGCCGTCTGGGCTCGCGCGAGCGCGTTCCGCCCGCCCCCGCGGTGACGCGGGGGCTGAAGGACGGCGGCACGCCCTGGGACGTGCGCTGGCAGGGCCCGCCCTTCCCGAGCGACCGCGTCAACTTCGATCCTCACGCCCGGGTGAAGGACCTGGACATCGAGGGCGTCGACGCCAACATGATCCTGCCCTCGGGCGGGCTGCCGGCGTTCTGCGGCCTCGACGACGTGGGGCTCGAGCTGGCCATGTACCAGGCCTATCACCGCTTCCTCAAGGACTACTGCGCGCCGTATCCCGACCGGCTGACCAGCGTCATCCTGGTCTCGGGCCGCGACGTCGCGGCCTCGGTCGCGGAGATTCGGCGCTGCGGCCGGGAGCCCTGGCCGGTCGGCGTTTTTCCCATCTGCCCGCCCGAGATGTCGCTGGACGACCCCGACTGGGAGCCCATCTGGGCGGCCGCCCAGGAGCACGACCTGACCATCGTCATCCATTCGTTCACGATGACGATCCCCTACCCGCCGGGGATGTGGGACACCTGGGACAACGTCTTCCTGCAGCGCGCGGCCGGCCACGTGTGGAACGCCCAGCGCAACATGGCGGCGCTGATCGGCGCCGGCGTGCTGGACCGTTACCCGGAGCTGCGCCTGACGTCGCTCGAATGCGGGCACGGCTGGCTGGCCTTCTGGGCCGCCCGGCTGGACGAGCACGCCGAGATGTGCCAGCACGCGCTGCCCCCGCTCAAGCGCAAGCCCAGCGAGTACATCCGGGGGCCGCAGTACTACCAGAGCATCCAGCTCCACGAGGGGGAGCTGTCGCTGCGCCAGGCCATCGAGGCGCTGGGCGAGGACACGCTCATGTTCGCCACCGACTATCCGCACTCGGAGAGCTGGTTCCCCAAGTCGGTGGACGCGGTGCTGGGCTGGACCTCGATCCCCGAGACGGCCCGGCGCAAGCTGCTCTGGGACAACGCCGTGCACTGCTACCGGCGCTTCCGCAGTCGCGCGGCAGCCACGGCCTCCTAG
- a CDS encoding thiamine pyrophosphate-dependent enzyme, whose translation MSDPVASRPVIVHETPSPMAASPAVWGSDAIAACLRTLDIPYLALNPGASYRGLHDSLVNYLGNSRPQMLLAIHEEAAVTMAHGYAKVAERMMGAVVHSNVGLMHATMAIFNAWCDRQPVLILGATGPWDAARRRPWIDWIHTAADQGALVRDYTKWDNQPASVPAACEALMRAAQLANTPPRGPVYVNLDAGLQETRIDALPPMPEASRHRAPESPRPAPELVTEAARLLSAARRPVILVGRSRRSELAWKARVTLAEALNASVITDLKLAAAFPTDHPLHVAPPGSFPHTRAQAALREADVVLSLDWTDLAGTLKTAFGGERVSAKVVNVSLDAHAHRGWSMDHQGLPVADVYLLCEPDAALPALIDAVSPRRVERPSGPSYEEARPIDDEALSLQALAGVFNEAARGISVSLTRVPLGWHGSYRHFRHPLDYIGADGGAGVGSGPGITVGAALALKGSGRVPVALMGDGDFLMSVTALWTATHYQIPCLIVVCNNRAFYNDELHQERVARERGRPVENKWIGQRLADPDIDLAAIARAQGAEGIGPVTRPAEAGKAIAQGLAMVQQGAVCVIDARVLPGYGTDMSGTPSPRRR comes from the coding sequence ATGAGCGACCCGGTCGCGTCCCGCCCCGTCATCGTCCACGAGACCCCGTCCCCGATGGCCGCGTCGCCGGCGGTATGGGGCAGCGACGCCATCGCCGCTTGCCTGCGCACGCTCGACATCCCGTACCTGGCGCTGAACCCCGGGGCCAGCTACCGCGGGCTGCACGACAGCCTGGTGAACTACCTGGGGAACAGCCGACCGCAAATGCTGCTGGCCATCCACGAAGAGGCCGCCGTCACCATGGCCCACGGCTACGCCAAGGTGGCCGAGCGCATGATGGGGGCCGTCGTGCATTCCAACGTGGGGCTCATGCACGCGACGATGGCCATCTTCAACGCCTGGTGCGATCGGCAGCCCGTGCTGATCCTGGGCGCCACCGGCCCCTGGGACGCCGCCCGGCGCCGCCCGTGGATCGACTGGATCCACACCGCGGCCGACCAGGGGGCGCTGGTCCGCGACTACACCAAGTGGGACAACCAGCCGGCCTCGGTGCCGGCGGCCTGCGAAGCGCTCATGCGCGCCGCGCAGCTCGCCAACACGCCGCCTCGTGGGCCGGTCTACGTCAACCTCGACGCCGGGCTGCAGGAGACGAGGATCGACGCGCTGCCGCCGATGCCGGAAGCGTCTCGCCATCGAGCTCCGGAAAGCCCGCGGCCGGCCCCCGAGCTGGTGACCGAGGCGGCGCGGCTGCTGTCGGCGGCCCGGCGGCCCGTCATCCTGGTCGGGCGCAGCCGGCGCAGTGAGCTGGCCTGGAAGGCGCGGGTGACGCTGGCCGAGGCGCTGAACGCGTCCGTCATCACGGACCTCAAGCTGGCGGCGGCCTTTCCGACCGACCACCCGCTGCACGTCGCGCCGCCGGGATCGTTCCCGCACACCCGGGCCCAGGCGGCCCTCCGCGAGGCCGACGTGGTCCTCTCGCTCGACTGGACGGATCTGGCCGGGACTCTGAAAACCGCGTTCGGCGGCGAGCGGGTGTCGGCGAAGGTGGTCAACGTCTCCCTCGACGCCCACGCCCACCGCGGCTGGAGCATGGACCACCAGGGCCTTCCCGTCGCCGACGTCTATCTGCTGTGCGAGCCCGATGCGGCCTTGCCGGCCCTGATCGACGCCGTGTCGCCGCGCCGGGTGGAGCGCCCGTCGGGGCCATCATACGAGGAAGCCCGGCCGATCGACGACGAGGCGCTCTCGTTGCAGGCGCTGGCCGGCGTCTTCAACGAGGCGGCCCGGGGAATCTCGGTGAGCCTCACGCGGGTGCCGCTCGGCTGGCACGGATCCTATCGCCACTTCCGTCATCCCCTCGATTACATCGGCGCCGACGGGGGCGCCGGTGTGGGCTCGGGGCCGGGCATCACCGTGGGGGCGGCGCTCGCCCTCAAAGGCTCGGGACGGGTGCCGGTAGCGCTCATGGGCGACGGCGACTTCCTCATGAGCGTGACGGCGCTGTGGACGGCGACCCACTACCAGATCCCCTGTCTCATCGTCGTATGTAACAACCGAGCCTTCTACAACGACGAGCTCCACCAGGAGCGCGTGGCCCGGGAACGCGGCCGGCCCGTGGAGAACAAGTGGATCGGCCAGCGCCTGGCCGATCCCGACATCGACCTGGCCGCCATCGCCCGCGCCCAGGGCGCCGAGGGCATCGGGCCAGTTACGCGTCCGGCCGAGGCCGGCAAGGCGATCGCTCAGGGGCTGGCGATGGTCCAGCAGGGCGCCGTCTGCGTGATCGACGCGCGCGTGTTACCCGGCTACGGCACCGACATGAGCGGCACTCCGAGCCCGCGCCGGCGCTGA
- a CDS encoding ester cyclase, which translates to MTLTEDANVRLAREHFAAESAHDHERTLATLADDVIYRVVAAGVTLRGKAAVARYYDLWWKAFPDVTIEIERLVAMGEWVICENVATATHLGPFLGLPPTGRRVTQHLCALICVRDGRMVEETVYYDQLERIRQLGAVVELDGRRLELPPA; encoded by the coding sequence GTGACTCTCACGGAAGACGCCAACGTCCGGCTGGCCCGCGAGCACTTCGCCGCGGAAAGCGCGCACGACCACGAGCGCACGCTGGCCACGCTGGCCGACGACGTGATCTACCGCGTCGTGGCCGCGGGCGTGACCCTGCGCGGCAAGGCTGCGGTGGCCCGGTACTACGATCTCTGGTGGAAGGCCTTCCCCGACGTGACGATCGAGATCGAGCGGCTCGTCGCCATGGGCGAGTGGGTCATCTGCGAGAACGTCGCCACGGCGACGCACCTGGGACCGTTCCTGGGCCTGCCACCCACCGGGCGGCGGGTCACCCAGCACCTGTGCGCGCTGATCTGCGTGCGCGACGGCCGGATGGTCGAGGAGACCGTCTACTACGATCAGCTCGAGCGCATCCGCCAGCTCGGCGCCGTGGTCGAGCTCGACGGCCGGCGGCTCGAGCTGCCGCCGGCCTGA